Proteins encoded in a region of the Lathamus discolor isolate bLatDis1 chromosome Z, bLatDis1.hap1, whole genome shotgun sequence genome:
- the KCNV2 gene encoding potassium voltage-gated channel subfamily V member 2, producing MLQFNMRRQFPFLKHTGREREAPNVLPQPNKGKDNEGMHVDWQSGFSATAPLNSQHLLLLGPEGNYSYYVDDEDEEEEEKEHGKWPSEEPFERENKPSSSIPCSPAPSFRAPASTSSVLNINVGGQCYHLTYQAVAVYPKTRLGRLATSTDRRCQLGLCDDYTAQVDEYFFDRDPAVFQLVYNFYASGVLRVRDELCPRSFLEELSYWGVRLKYTPRCCRICFEERRDELSEQLKVQRELRSQAEVQENEQLFRHMRYYGPQRWRLWNLMEKPFSSVTAKVMAVASSFFVLISVVALALNTVEEMQQVDRKSGENRPVLEHIETLCIAFFTLEYLLRLVSTPDLRRFASSALNAVDLIAILPLYLQLLLECFADDDQPRGRGSQHEHDIEKVGRVGKVGQVLRIMRLMRIFRILKLARHSTGLRAFGFTLRQCYQQVGCLLLFIAMGIFAFSAMVYTVEHDVSSTNFTSIPHAWWWAAVSISTVGYGDMCPETHLGRLFAFLCIAFGIILNGMPISILYNKFSDYYSKLKAYEYTALKKERGKVDFTRRAMKKISECCGEHATHSLSQH from the exons atgTTGCAGTTTAACATGCGGCGAcagtttccttttctaaaaCATACGGGCAGAGAGAGGGAAGCACCAAATGTCCTCCCACAGCCCAACAAGGGGAAGGACAATGAAGGCATGCATGTAGACTGGCAAAGTGGCTTTTCTGCTACTGCTCCATTGAACTCCCAGCACCTACTGCTCCTGGGACCTGAGGGAAATTACAGCTATTACGTGGACGAtgaagatgaggaagaggaagagaaagaacatgGGAAATGGCCAAGTGAAGAACCatttgagagagaaaacaagccCTCATCATCCATACCTTGCTCTCCTGCCCCTTCTTTCAGAGCCCCAGCTTCCACTTCATCTGTGCTGAACATCAATGTCGGTGGCCAATGCTACCACCTCACCTACCAGGCAGTGGCCGTTTATCCAAAGACCCGCTTGGGCCGCCTGGCTACATCCACTGACCGCCGCTGCCAGCTGGGCCTATGTGATGACTACACTGCCCAGGTAGATGAGTATTTCTTTGACCGGGACCCAGCTGTCTTTCAGCTGGTGTACAACTTCTACGCCTCAGGGGTGCTGCGTGTGCGGGATGAGCTGTGCCCCCGTAGCTTCCTGGAGGAGCTGAGCTACTGGGGCGTGCGGCTCAAATACACACCTCGCTGTTGCCGAATCTGCTTTGAGGAGCGCCGTGATGAGCTGAGTGAGCAGCTGAAGGTCCAGCGTGAGCTGCGCTCACAGGCAGAGGTTCAGGAGAATGAGCAGCTCTTCCGCCACATGCGCTACTATGGTCCTCAGCGCTGGCGCCTCTGGAACCTCATGGAGAAGCCCTTCTCCTCTGTCACTGCCAAGGTGATGGCAGTGGCCTCCAGCTTCTTTGTGCTCATCTCTGTGGTGGCCCTGGCACTCAACACAGTGGAGGAGATGCAGCAGGTAGACCGTAAGAGCGGGGAGAACCGGCCTGTCTTGGAGCACATTGAGACCCTGTGCATAGCATTCTTTACACTGGAGTACCTGCTGCGCTTGGTCTCTACCCCAGACCTGCGCCGCTTTGCCAGCAGTGCTCTCAATGCAGTAGACCTGATCgccatcctgcccctctacctgcagctgctgcttgaaTGCTTTGCTGATGATGACCAGCCCCGAGGTCGGGGCTCTCAGCACGAGCACGATATCGAGAAAGTGGGACGGGTTGGCAAGGTGGGACAAGTGCTTCGCATCATGCGTCTCATGCGCATCTTCCGCATCCTCAAGCTGGCCCGCCACTCCACAGGGCTGCGTGCCTTCGGCTTTACCTTGCGCCAGTGCTACCAGCAGGTGGGCTGCCTTTTGCTCTTCATTGCCATGGGCATCTTCGCCTTCTCTGCCATGGTCTACACAGTAGAGCACGATGTCTCCAGTACCAACTTCACCAGTATCCCCCATGCTTGGTGGTGGGCTGCC GTCAGCATCTCTACAGTGGGATATGGAGACATGTGTCCAGAAACTCACCTTGGCCGcctgtttgctttcctctgcaTTGCGTTTGGAATAATCTTGAATGGCATGCCCATCTCTATTCTCTACAACAAATTCTCAGACTATTACAGCAAGCTGAAGGCCTATGAGTACACAGCTCTcaagaaagaaagggggaaggTGGACTTCACACGGAGGGCCATGAAGAAAATATCTGAATGCTGTGGAGAACATGCAACCCACTCTTTGTCACAGCACTGA